The nucleotide window ttaaatattaatattattattattattattgtttttaatttttttaaaatattattattattattattattattattattattattattattattattattattattattatcattattattattattattattattattattattattattattattattattattattgttattattattattattattgttgttattattgttgacgttattattgttattgttcttagttttttttaaatattaatattattattgttattttttaattgtttttaaatattattattattattattattattattattattattattattattattaaatttttatttttcttttaaaaattaattttaatttattttttaaaatattattattattattattattattattattattattattattattattattattgtgattattattattattattattattattattattattattattattattattattattattattgttaatttagaaaattaattacaataataataataataataataataataataataataataataataataataataataataaatattttgttaaattatatttgttgataatgattagttaaatatttttgttgttaaattatattttttgataatgagtagtttaatatgttaattaattattgtcttttgttcgtgtggttaatttaacgtaacgtttgattatttttatgtattaataatagttaattaaattatcaaaattgtagtaaatgggtGGTAATCAAAGGAAAGGAAAGAGTATTTTTAATTTAGGCACTTGCTGAGCGGTAACAATTTTAGGCCTAccctactcagaggggaccctcatgagaggggggttacgggttctgttaggagggctaggcaggttgaggctgccagacacagtgaggcccaacggtcgGGTACGCTGCACCAAGTGCGCACTcggtttgatgaccaggctagcctccagagtagttggggggtttctagtgatgatgatgatgagtatcAAGGCTCTGTTTATCGCCCAGTGGATTGGACTGTTGTCCGCGGGCACAACAGTAAATTCACGCGTGCCGGCCCTAGTTCTGCATGCGCATCTAAGCATGCCGGAGATAGTCACgttgataatgagccgccacgggggaGCAAGCGCTCACAGTCCGCTAGAACAGACTGATTgatcacatcgccccagcccggAGGGCCCACTGATACGCGCTTGATACTCAGCTATggggggcacatagctaaagttattttttaagtgataatagtgttattaagtgagatttatgtttgttaaacaaatttaaaatttaaaggcATTTTCGTCATTTTATTGAAGTAGGAGCGACGataaataaaaagggtggcaaTCAATAACAATCCTTTTTTATTTCGTCCTATTAACGAATATCATTTCGAAAGGCTATGTTTGTCAGACAAGGAGGGTCTAGTAGTGCCAACAGGTACTAGCTTTATTCTCTAAACACAGATCCCCCTATCCCCAAATCCTGTTTTggcataattaattattagttaGTCCTACTATTGTTACTGTAGTATTGACTGTTACGATTATTAACGAGGAATCTAGCTAAATTATGGTTATTTAagagaattgtaaatcatcactattatttaagagaattgtaaatcatctGGCCTAATTTTATAGGGGGATTTTTGGCattttgttttatctttttcttattatatatattttattattttgtcttttttttatggtgatttataaatcacAGTTATTAATTACGATATTCTtgataattaattacatatattcCAAAGATTTAATTAGGTTTAGACTTTAAAGTCTTATTTTGATTAGGGTTTAGTTAAAAGATCTATATAAATTCCTCTTAGTCAATTGATTTGTGTTCTGTATTTGACTGCTCGTCTCTCTTCtacttattaataaaatttgttttcttTGCTTGAGGGCGTAGCTAACACATTATTAATGAATAACGTTaaatttattgtaatatttattgttttctATGATCATTCTGTTTAATTCAAATCATTTGTATTTGGCTACATGCTCGGATTATTTTCATACTAAATTCAATTGTAATTCTCATCTAGGTCATATTTGATCCAACTAGCTGATCCCACTAAGACAAGATATACAAAGACAAATCACCAGCTGAGCATCTCCAACATGCAATGTggcatttttttagtttttttttttggggggtgGGGGCTATAGCCCATAAAGGTCCTTCTCAAATGTCGTATAATAGTCTTTCTAatctgtttttttaaatttgttataaaaagtgatatatgttttcttttataatatattattttcagtAGTAAATTCAAGACAAAAGAGTAGATGTAGCTAGTGAACAACTTAAGTTATTAACTGTTGGATACATAGATAATTATTAACTCCAAATTCAACtccaataaaataaatcaatacatTCAAAAGAAGTTCAATTAATTCTTTTGGCGAAAACATTACATCAATCAGTAGATAATGATATTGATTACattaaataacaaatcaaaaagaTCAGTAAATTAGCCGTGAGCATACGTACATTCTTCACTCATACACcaaaaagaaattacaaaataatcaataaaacttCTTTTAAAAAGATGTCTTTAATTAATAAGGACACTGGAAGCCAGAGGGCACCCCTTTGCCACAGTAGTTAAGTAATAAGGTCAAAGACAGAGGAACATTAAGATTAATGCCTAAGACATTAGCCTTAATGGCAGTGCAAAGGCAAATAGCAGCCTCTAGGTCTACTAACCCTTCAATTAGAGGGCAACATGGAGTTTTAGGTGGGGTACCTATAACTAGATGGATTAAGTCATCTAACACATTAGCACACACTCCCAACTTTAGGGCATCAATTGGGCACTTTCCTACACTTGGTGGTACAACCGGTGTTGTGGGTGTCGACGGGCTTCCACCATGGTGACCACCATGATGGCCACCACCATGATGGCCGCCATGGTGTCCGCCATGGTGGCCTGATGGTGTTTTGGGTGGTGGAGGGCAAGGGACATAGTTGGAGCTTACTAAAGTGAAGAACACTAGGTTTAGGCATAGGAGGAGGGAAGTTGATGCTAATGCCTTTGAAGTGGCCATCTTAGGAGAACTCTAAAAGTTAAATTACTTTTATTAGATGGGTTTTGATTGGAGAGATTGTGGTGGGAATTAGGGAAGTGTGTTTAGGGTTTATATAGTAAAAAGTATTGATTAagttaagaataaataaataCTCTATTGTCcactaaattaatttgttgtttaTATAGTGGTAGTTGGCGGCGCTTTATCCACGTTTTAGATTACTAAATCCGTCCCTTTTACccatcgtttgttattgttcGTTGGATTTAATTATTGCTCTTTAcatccttctttacttttatctttatttttagttatttgtacgtattatATTTATAAGTTGTAGGTTTCTCtatctttgaagacctttctcgagccaagggactctttgaccgcactttCCTCTATGGATATGAGCTGTCGTCAATCTTTTCTTTTTAGACTTTGATCATAATTCTCTATAAGTGGAATATACTGAATATGATGCTTATGAATTATAGCAAATAAATTGTGTGTCAAAGTAAAATGAAAAGTGCAACAGAGTATAGAGGAGTAAGTAAAATCAAGataagtattttatatatttttttaatagtaatCATGTGTGTAGTGGGTTCAATCAATGAGTACTAAGCTGGAATTTTAGTAAttctttattatcattattgctAAGTTGTCAATTCCTATTTGTCTTTGGTCAAGAACTTGAATGAAAAGCCAATGGTTTGAGACAATACTAGCTAGTAAAGCTCAAAATAATGAAACTTCAAGGTCTTATTCTTTGGATATATGTAGTATTTTTATCCTTTATATGCATTGATGATTCATGGAAACAGATCTAGATGaagtaatataattattatagatATTAGatctattattaaaatatttgattGTTAATATGTAAGGAATTACCAAATCAATAAGTGTCAAAGATTAATTCTTAGCTAAAGTTacccctttttttctttttacctaCATTTATACCGAATTCGCAagaaatttgaagtaaataaggacaactaaaacaaatcaagttagTATTATGCTccaatattttttctatttggaCTTTtactttctctcattcttttttCGTCTcatattttccatttttaaatttcataatattttctcaTTTAATATCATTCTATTTCAGTAATTAATAGAATTTAAAGATATTATTCCACTTACACTATAATCTATCCCTCtcaattcattttttatttttgtttatccaACTGTTTGCGCCTTTTCTTTTTTatccacaaatttattttttctatctattttaattatttatttctatcattcactttttttttgtcttattcttaaATTCTATTTCAACCTTTTCCACTAAATATCAAGCAAAATACAGCTGGTGAATTTTGAGagagacaaataaaataattacttccattttaatttaacaataatttgcttttattttatttaattaactttATACATCcataaaatttaataacattattaaacTTTACACTTtattaatcaaataataattaaagaataaaaatgaaatttccAAAGTGGAAgtaacaaataaattttatttaacgtAAGCTATCTTTATTGAATTGGACTAATCAAACCAATAAAGTACTCCTATCAATTACTTTCATTATTTTGCATACTCCTTAATTACTATTTAAGCTAAGCATTTACCACTTAATTACCATGATGAATTACGATTATTACTTTCCACTTTCCAGGCAGTGCTGACTCAAAAAATACAAAAGCTGGACCAGTAAAGGAGTCACAAAGTTTTACTTTTCGTGTAATGTACTAATGTGAGGAAACAGATGGAGAATAGCAAAATCAAAGCAAATATTTACCGAAACTTATTCTACCCACTAGTACTTTTTTCCCTGCTCTTAACTTgcaaattatttagaataatttaatatttttataattttttttataataatttcactttttgattaatcatgaataatttatatttagaggatatttgcctagagtagcaattttttttagaaaaaaggtaaactaaaataaattgttgaaaataatgtaaaattaagaTAGAAATCCGTGCAATGAacgaatttttaaatatgttaatatttaaaaaaaattaagactaataaatatattaaatgccGGTGAATAGTAAAACAATTACATATATGCAAATTGTAATtggaacaaaaaattaaattcaaagaaaaaaaataggtcGTTTATAAAGAGTTATAGATTTTGAAACACCTTTATATACTACATTCTAAGTATAATAACATATTTCACTATCCTTATCGCATATGAAAATTCTCAGCTAGTCACTCTAGAAATGCGACCTAAAATTATCATAGCTAAGATATATACGAAAGTGAGCATATttggaagtatatatatatatatatatatatatatatatatatatatatatatatatatatatatatatatatatatatatatatatatatatatatatatatatatatatatatatatatatatatatgtatgtatatatatatatatatatatatatatatatatgtatgtatatatatatatatatatgtatatatatatatatatgtatgtatatatatatatatgtatgtatatatatatatatatatatatatgtatgtatatatatatatatatatgtatatatatatatatatatgtatatatatatatatatgtatatatatatatatatgtatatatatatatatatatatatatatatatatatatatatatatatatatatatatatatatatatatatatatatatatatatatatatatatatatatatatatatatatatatatatataatggcaATTTAATGGCATACCCCAAACTTAAGGGAATTCATTATATTAGGGCAATTAATATTGCTGGTGACTGGTGTTTATGGTAATGTTAGCATCCCTCTGTGGTGGCCACTACCCCCCGGGTCTAAGATTAGAGCCTTAGTGGTTTGTATCATATTAGCTAGGCTGGGGACTTGATCAATACTAAACTATTAAATCTCTCCAGTCATAATCAAAATAGCTAGCAGTTGAGACGATTCATGAATGTATTAATATTCATGAAGCTCTTGACGCCATATTTTAAGTGttgttagaggtgttcattttgGTCATTAGGATCATTTCAGGTTAagtgtttcgggtcggtttgacctcgggttttgtgtccatattgttttttatataattgctaattaatttaaaattcggGTCAAATCGAGTTCGGTTACAACGTCGGATAAATTTCGGTTCATCAGGTCTGATTTAAACACCTCTAAATGTtgtcaattaaaaattaagtttgaagaaGGACAAAGGTGCATGCAAAATATAAGATAAAATTGGATACTTTCTTCATCTCTCTCATTTAgctttattttctgttttggcTTGTCCTTATTATAATGCATCCTTcctattttgaaaaataaacttatcattttcttttaatctaatGCATACAATTTAagtaattttattatcattcacAGAACTTGATTTCTATTTTATTAGGAAATATCTAccttttttctataaaaaaaatcattttctttCTGATACTTATTCAAggtaacatataattatatttttgaaaaaaaaagtatatcaCTATACATTTACAGAGTTTGGATTGATAAGTTGTAAAGCTTTAAGTTGTACTTTAGCCTTGTGGTGAACATGTCTAAGTTATTGTTTCCTAATTTTAGAAGGGTCCTTCCTATAAGGTTGCCCTATAAATTCTTAGCTTAAGggtagattttaaattttttttttaaggatatATTGTTCATATATAACAAAAACATTTGTTTTATACGagaagaaattttaatttacatatgattatttttcttttttccaaaCCAAGCACACGAGATCAGCACAATATAATATAGAAGTTATGAAACATGCATGTACATGTGCCAAGCCTGGATAAAAGTAAATATTCATCCTCTAAATTTGAGgtcatttaaataaaaaaattgacaaattttgcCTACCATTTATTATTACATTTATGATCGATACAAATATATACTACAATCTCACTTAAATAcacaaatcaattttttttgagaatgattttacttgattttgtgttttttatgAAATTGATTGATATCCATTGTAAAACAATATAGTGATCTGATGTACTCGTGTCCTTTTAAATTGAAAGTAACATTTCATTACAagataatttgatttttgtaagatatatttaatgacatttaatttaaatgtcactaatatttaaatttttaatagtatatatattgtggatttaatgaaatttattagaccctttggCAGCATAATAAAAACTCCTACTAAAACTTTTTGCGACAtaagatctagtgacatttctcataaatgccactatagactacagtaacaataacatatgccactaaagaccaaataaagtgtcattaAATCCCTCTATAGTAGCAATGGCATTTTTATAATGCCATTAAATTTAATATCACGAAATGTTAAATTTAATTctagattttttttcttataatatatCACTTTCTAGCAAATTAAAGAAATGTTAAAAATATAGCACTATACATGCGTTTATTCTATTGTGTTATTGCAACGTACTCGGTACTCCTActttataaattaaagaaatataaGCCACACGTATAGTGAGTATTATTGATTACTCCTATGAACGTTATTATGTACATGAACGACGTACAATTATCTTGCAACTCTTAGGAAATATaggccaaaaataaaaaaagcatTAAATATTCAACTTAGATCGTTTTAATTGGTCGAGAAATAGAGTTGtatgtaaaaattatatttagtgtattaactttttttttattttacatattcttaaaacataatatttctactttaaaataaacataattgaaaatgataacttcaatatacaataaaaaaaacacatattttatttttatcttttaatactattaaccAAATACAAGGCATAAGGGTGGTAAACTAAAATTTACAACTAATAAATTTGGTTAGAATTTAGGTTTGGATAGTCCTAGGTCATAGCTCCAATTactgaaaatattaaaattaattgtatgacatatatatcataaaaaatGACAACCAAATAATATATGACGATTAAGTTCGCATGCTGAAATGAATATTTATCAATCGTGCAACACTAATAATATTCTAGATGCTACTTAGTACAAGGACTTTTCAACTTCTTAAAACTATAttctttccaaaaaaaaaaaaaaaaagaaaaaactttaCAAAATCATATCAAACGACAAAAACATAATGTTATTCAAGAAAACTCgtgtatatatattacaaacTAAGACTTGACAATCATCAACAGCAGCAATGATCACCTTCAAAAGAAactcttgaaaaaaaaaaagtattcaaACATGTATAAATCTGTATTACAAATATCTTCATTCACTTTTAACTTATAATCAAGTGTCTCCCGTCAatagaaactatgatcaggattCATAAAGGGACTATGATCAGAATCCATGAAGGGAAAAAAGACGCCAAACGACaactatttaaatatataatgaaGAATGCGGCCAAAGAATCCACAAACTTAACTGAAATATGGAAATACTAatgattgataataataataataatgccaTAAAAACTGATCAAGGGCATTGGAAGCCAGAtggaactcctttaccacaaaaGTTAAGTAATACACTTAAAGAGACCGGGACATTAAGGTGAATACCCAAAACATTAGCTTTAATGGCAGTACAAAGGCAAAGTGCAGCTTCAAGGTCAGCCAACCCTTGAATTAGAGGGCAGCATGGAGATTTTGGGGGTGTGCCAACTACAGCTCCTAGCAAGTCACCTAACACATTGGCACATACTCCTAACTTAAGGGCATCAATTGGGCACTTAGCTTTTGTTGATGGTGGGTGTACCGGTGTTTTTGGTGTCTTGGGCGTCTTGTGCGGCTTTGGTGGGTGGTGGGTCGGTGTCTTTGGGGTGGATGGTGGTGATGAGCAGCCACAATTGGCATCATAAGTGGAACTCACCATGGTGAAAAATAAAAGGTTAAGGCATAAAAAGATGGCCATTGATGAGAACGGTCGTTGTGAAGCCATCTTAGCTAAGTATAGCCTATTGGTAATAAAGCAAGGTTTGCAATGCTTAAATGACTTGTTTGAGAGATTGTGGTGAGAAATAAATAATTGGTGTTGGGTATTTATAGTGGaggttttaacaaaaaaatttggatCAAAAAAGGATTTTTGATACTCAGATTAATATACCCTCCAttctatattaaataaatatccACAGAGAATATTCACgagaataagaaaaataaaatattttagatagtaaatttaatattttattgaataataaatttgatggaagaacaatagaaattatatataataaaaaaatattaaaagaaagttagtgcaACAATTATGGTgaccacaactattaaaaaaatatgtacataAAGATAGAAAATATGTGAacataagcaatataaaaatattaaaataaagtaagtGGGATATATGAAGTGACCAtatgcattattaaaatattaaatgagaatgaataaggttaattttgtccaaaatttttcatataaatagaaagactttttatgggaacaacaaataaaatcatctaaaatgacaaataagaACAATTTTAAGGAATAGAAGAGTACACTCTCTATCCTCTTTGATTTGCCTCAATGAGAAAAAGAGTAGTTTTTAAggatggtaataaatgaagagagagaattaattatttagatgaaattaaaatagacttaaaatgtatggatgaaattaaagaaagtaaTGAGACAtcatctaaaaatagaaataatacaaattaaatgggacggactaaaatgaaaaatcctACAAATTTAATGGGACGGTgggaatattatttatttagctATTTATTTCCGTAATAAAATGATGGCCCATGGCCCATGTGATGCTTGGGTTTGATTAAAGGTTCACATGTTGGATTATCTATCTAATCGTTCTTTCTTTGATGATTATTTATGAGCTGTATTTCATATTTGCCATCCTCAAATTCACAAAATACATTCCCTAGACCATTGTTTTCGTGTTTTACTATTTATCAATTCATGTTAATTAATAAGTAAAGTTAGACTAAATTGAGTTTATAATCATAGATGGATCTAGTTTGTAATTTCCGATAGCACGTATTACGGTAAAAAACATATACTGAAACTTTACGTTTATAACAATCTAGCGGTTCAAAATAAAGCCCTGTCTACCCTATACAAGTTAATCAAATATAAGTATGATCCGGCAAATAGCATTGTCATGAAGGCTACTAAACCCACTCATCTTCTTTTGTTTGTTTCTAGTGTTTACCTTTATACACCTAAATCGTAAGTGGAGTTTGTTTGCGATAATACAACAACTAGCTTAGATCTATATATATTACGTAATATCTCGCTCATTTGACGAACCCCCTCAAATCCATAAagttcttaaaaaaatttatcaactCAAATTATTCTAACAAAGTAATACGAGCTTCTAGATAATAATGTTGAGTACATGTGTTAACGTATGAGTTGTTGATTTGAGGGCTTTATTTGATGAGCTGGCTTATATAATTTAACTGTTTGTCACACTTTGAGTATTTTAAggcttataattataatttagcTATAGTTCAGTATGATACGGTTGTCGAATCATAACATATTAATTGAgactaatattttcatatacatGCACATTGGTGACTTGATACTACTGATATAATTTGGACCTCGATCTGccaatattattaatttcataaaaaactattaactttatttttacgTCAAATGAAAGtatgaaattcattttaattttattatgatagAATTTCCGAAGAGTAGATCAATTAGGACCACGTAACATAAGAAAACGTTGAACAAGTTGCATGGTGGGTTTTAAATTTTCGTTTTCTTAAATCTTTGTTTACATTTATATTCTAAATATATGGATTTGGATAAATATCTTTTAGGGGGACAACAAATTACACGTTACAATCAACACCAATCCTTTTACTGTCCATTTCCTATCATGAGGGTAACAAGACAAATTCGGAAAGTTGAATTTAGACGAATTAAGAAGCTATGTAATTTATTCAAGCAattcattttgatttatatttttgtgcAGTTTCTTTTGACATTAGAGGAATATTTGGTGTCGTTTGATATTAAAATcagaacaaattaaaaatatcatttataaaaattttaaggcAATAGATGTGTAACAATTGGCTAAGATCGATAAGATTTGAAGTACCTTGATGAATAATAACAAATACAATGATCTTAACAAcgtttgaaagaaattaaaatgcaaaattgacacaatgatttaaggaggttcacccaatgatggttattagggatggtcatggggcgggtctgaaGCCGGTTTAGCCAGACCCTGACCCGGACACTTTCAGTTTTTATAGATCCAGAGccagatccggaccctaagggtctaaaattttcagacccagacctaGACCCTTCGAATCTgatgggtctagggtccttaatgggtctaaaaaaaatctatttgaTTTGTCACATTTGAACTTTTTGTAAGACATTAGTGTGttttacaaatattaaatactaattatataaatatatataaatagaaaagtCACAAAATAGTAAGAATGTAAgacaataatactaattttgtactaattagcatatatttatatattatagatataaatGGAAAATAAATGGGATATTAGAGTGAGGTAGAAGTCAGATTAATAGACAAAAGTCACAAATTACTATAAGACAATTTAATAATTACAAGCGTCTGGGTCCGGGTCGGGGGGCGGGTCCAGAGTCCAAGTCTAGAGGTAGGGTCTGGGTCCGAGTCCGAGTCCGGGTCCGAGGATCCGGGTCCTAATCCTCGGACCCGGACTCCCCAATTATTTTTTAGATCCAGATTCGACTCGGATCCGGtgggtctcaaaaaataagactCAATCTCTTAAAACAGGAGCGGATTCGGGGCGCGTCTAACAGGtttcctggacccatgaccattcCTAATGGCTACGTCCTTCGTGGTGTATAGTTTcctgtttatattatttcaatggagTAAAAACTTGCTCTTACAAacaaagtattacaattgagtaagagaatATCAAAGACTAGTTTGGGCTTAGGGGTTTgtgtttggatgaacaaatgagCTCCCTATTTATGGGGAGATCACACTAATCAACA belongs to Amaranthus tricolor cultivar Red isolate AtriRed21 chromosome 17, ASM2621246v1, whole genome shotgun sequence and includes:
- the LOC130804874 gene encoding 14 kDa proline-rich protein DC2.15-like, which codes for MASQRPFSSMAIFLCLNLLFFTMVSSTYDANCGCSSPPSTPKTPTHHPPKPHKTPKTPKTPVHPPSTKAKCPIDALKLGVCANVLGDLLGAVVGTPPKSPCCPLIQGLADLEAALCLCTAIKANVLGIHLNVPVSLSVLLNFCGKGVPSGFQCP
- the LOC130804873 gene encoding 14 kDa proline-rich protein DC2.15-like, coding for MATSKALASTSLLLCLNLVFFTLVSSNYVPCPPPPKTPSGHHGGHHGGHHGGGHHGGHHGGSPSTPTTPVVPPSVGKCPIDALKLGVCANVLDDLIHLVIGTPPKTPCCPLIEGLVDLEAAICLCTAIKANVLGINLNVPLSLTLLLNYCGKGVPSGFQCPY